A genomic window from Vicia villosa cultivar HV-30 ecotype Madison, WI unplaced genomic scaffold, Vvil1.0 scaffold8, whole genome shotgun sequence includes:
- the LOC131643166 gene encoding uncharacterized protein LOC131643166 isoform X2 has translation MSSGAGAVKPKEEEQDGMSVHSPCKPPPSSASSLPKVELELRLLQALEIYPPIKLQGIHRHFVLYGLMEYLKKSFDRHFSSEEVLQLLDRFYNLEMLKTDDEDIDMLNHEEDFSLPQSFFGKEES, from the exons ATGAGTAGTGGTGCAGGAGCTGTAAAGCCCAAAGAGGAGGAACAAGATGGCATGTCCGTCCATTCTCCTTGCAAACCACCTCCTTCCTCCGCTTCCTCTCTCCCCAAg GTTGAATTGGAACTCAGACTGTTGCAAGCTCTTGAAATTTATCCTCCAATAAAACTTCAAG GAATACATCGCCACTTTGTCCTTTATGGTTTGATGGAATATCTAAAGAAGAG TTTCGACAGACACTTCTCTTCTGAAGAGGTTCTTCAGTTGCTGGATCGGTTCTACAACTTAGAAATGCTG AAAACAGACGATGAAGATATCGATATGCTTAATCACGAAGAAGATTTCAGCCTGCCTCAGAGTTTCTTTGGAAAGGAAGAATCTTGA
- the LOC131643166 gene encoding uncharacterized protein LOC131643166 isoform X1 — protein sequence MSSGAGAVKPKEEEQDGMSVHSPCKPPPSSASSLPKEQAQVELELRLLQALEIYPPIKLQGIHRHFVLYGLMEYLKKSFDRHFSSEEVLQLLDRFYNLEMLKTDDEDIDMLNHEEDFSLPQSFFGKEES from the exons ATGAGTAGTGGTGCAGGAGCTGTAAAGCCCAAAGAGGAGGAACAAGATGGCATGTCCGTCCATTCTCCTTGCAAACCACCTCCTTCCTCCGCTTCCTCTCTCCCCAAg GAGCAAGCGCAGGTTGAATTGGAACTCAGACTGTTGCAAGCTCTTGAAATTTATCCTCCAATAAAACTTCAAG GAATACATCGCCACTTTGTCCTTTATGGTTTGATGGAATATCTAAAGAAGAG TTTCGACAGACACTTCTCTTCTGAAGAGGTTCTTCAGTTGCTGGATCGGTTCTACAACTTAGAAATGCTG AAAACAGACGATGAAGATATCGATATGCTTAATCACGAAGAAGATTTCAGCCTGCCTCAGAGTTTCTTTGGAAAGGAAGAATCTTGA